The window TTGAAACCTTTGCTCCAGTGGCAAAATTATACACTATCAGGGAGCTTCTCTCAATGGTAGTAAACCTTGATTGGCCACTACAATAACTTGATGTAAagaatgcatttttaaatggaGATCTGGAGGAAGAGGTGTACATGAATTCTCCCCCtggatttgaagggaagtttcagTTTAGAATTTGCAAGCTAAAAAAATCGATATATGGTCTCAAACAATCTCCTAGGGCCTGGTTTGAATTTACTAGGTCAGTAAAGGATCATGGCTATACCCAAGTTCAGAGTAATCACACCATGTTTGTTAAACACTCCAAAGACAGGAAGATAGCAGTACTCATTGTGTACTTGGATGATATCATTTTCACAAGATATGACTTAACTGAGATGGAGCGGTTGAAGAAAAGTCTTGCTTCtagttttgaaatcaaaaatttgggaACACTACGATATTTCTTAGGAATGGAGGTAACTCGGTCCAGAAAGGGCATGGTTGTGTCCCAAGGTAAGTATGTTTTGGATCTTTTAAGGAAACAGGGATAAGTGGATGTCGACTTGCAGACACTCCTATGGATCCGAATCACAAGTTAGTAGATCTAAAAGATGGAACACCAGTTGATACTGCTCGATACCAAAAGTTAGTGGGCAAGCTAATTTACTTGGCTCACACTCGTCCTGATATAGCCTTTTCAGTGAGTGTTGTGAGCCAGTTTATGCACTCTTTGTGTGAAGAGCACCTTGATGCAGTATATTGAATTCTGAGGTACTTAAAAAGCACTCCAGGAAAGGGATTGTTCTTTAAAAGGAGAGATCGAAGAACCATTGAAGCTTATACAGATACTGATTGGGCAGGATCAGTCATTGATAAAAGATCAACCTCGGGGTATTGTAAATTTGTATGGGGCAATTTGGTTACTTGGAGAAGTAAGAAACCAAGTGTTGTAGCTCGTACTAGTGCAGAGGTAGAGTACCGGCTATGGCTCATGGTGTGTCTCAGGTGTTACGGCTAAAGAGAGTTTTAGAGGAGCTGAAAAGACCTATTGAACTTCCAATGAGGCTCTATTGTGATAACTAGGCAGCAATTAGCATAGCTCATAATCCCATGCAACATGATAGAACCAAACATATTAAGATTGACCGCCACTTTATAAAAGAGAAACTTGAAGGAGGAATTATCTGCATGTCATTCATTCCATCAGCTCAGCAGATAGCTGACATTCTCACCAAAAGGGCTCTCTAGACCAAATTTTGAACTTCTTACAAGCAAGTTGGGCATGATAAATATATACGCACtaacttgagggggagtgtcgAAGATATTATCTCCCATGATCATTAGAGATATTATCTCCCATGATTATGGGATTTTATTGCTTAAGATCAATCAAGTTTGAATAGATTAACTAAAATAAAAGATAGGCTATGAGTTGATTACGTAATCCCTAAAATCATGGTTCTATTACCTTAAGTTGTGGCAGAATTGTGATAGGGTTACCCTATAAATGTCTACCTTATAAGCATATTCTGAGtgtgggaaaataaaaaaagcagAGTTctgtttatttcctttttttttttttacaatttccaatCTTGCAATCATGCAAATATGGTAAGTTTGCTGTTATCTTCACCAACTATATGCCAAAATGTAGACAAGCCATACTCTTCTTAGAAATTCTGAACTCCATAAAGGCTAGCTCTCCACATTTTTTGTTCTTTCAGCATCCACTTACCATCAATTAGACCACAAGAAGAAATCAGTAGCAGTACATGACTCGATGAGACCAAGATATCGAAGCAAAAGGACAGTTACTGTGAAATGCATCCCATCTCCGAAAGATAAACTAAGTCTGTAGCCTAATGGAATGAGATGAGCAGATTAAgcataattatattaatacagcCCCAGCCAAAATGTCCCATCCACTCACAATTAGAGGGAACGAGGGGGCAGAAGGGGAAGCATCCACCTCAAAGAATAAacatagatagatagatagatagaaaATTAAGCTAATAAACATATAACATATTACCATAATACAAAGCCATATTTCCAGGGTCCTATTGTCCTCAAATCACCTCCAGTTTGAATTGCTTCAATTATGTTTTCATCACACAATAAGACTTTGATGTGCACTACTTTAATGCTTCAGAATCACTTTTGTGATTCAGACTTCTATTCTCTATTTCATACCACAATGCCCAATCTGACAAAATTAAATTGTGATCAACCTGGCAATAGTTATAGATGATATGGAGGCCAACTATATTCTAGCATGACAACTACTAATTTTAACTCCTTGCCTGCTACCTCAAATGTTTCCAGTGAATAATTGAAACATTCAAATATAGCCGCAATTCAGAGAAAGGCTATTTTCAATCTTTATTTCttatttctctttttctttccctaGAAAGCCAGATTGTGTTCTAGTTATAATGCATAAACAAGCAACAAAGTGCTAAAACCATCACATCAGTAAACTCTACTGACTTACAGGGATCGGAACTTTTGCCTCTTTCAGCACAGGTTTATAATCAGCAGGAACCTTGTAGCTCGGATTTAACTTCAGTATTTCACCTAAAAACCATCAAGAATACagtaaatatatatacacacacacacacataataCAGATACAGGAAGAATTATCTAAAAGATTCATGTTGATGGTACCAGTAGCATCGCGCCTTTCAAGCTCCAATAGCTCCAATTCCTACAGAGAAATATAATGGTGTAAGTGCAACCCAAGCTACCCAGGTCAGATAGTGTACTTCAAAGTTTACCTGAGCTTCAAGCTGACGATCTGAAAATTTGTGCTCCTCAGTTTGAAATGGTGACGATAAATCTTGGTTTTCCTCAGTCTCCAACTTTCCAAGTCTCAGCTGTTGTGCTATTTGGTCCACCCGAGTCTGCCCAAAATTTGTGTCGCCACACAGGCAGCAATATCACTTAGTCAGACCGAGCATGAGAAGTGATTGCAAACCATTCGCAGAGAATAGAATGACAGTTTAGCACCACAAGGGATGCTGGTAGATTTTCAATTGCCTCCCAGCAATAAtaaattgcttccaaatttggtCTATAAATGCCTCCAACCTATTTCTAGAAAATTGGACTCTCAAGAGCTGAATGATCTTACAAAGAAAAATACCAGAATAAAGAATGTATAACCATACATGACTCTAGAagccaaagaaaagaaagaggaggaaGTTTGCTAAGGGTAAGGGGAGAAAATGTCACTACAACATGAACTCAAAACTGGAGGAAAAGAATCCAGCTACCTGATATGCTAAGGCTCTTCCTTTTCTAACAGCAGTATCCTGAGTCAAATCAGGGCCCCATTTGGTTTTCCTTTGCCCCTCCTTATtgttttctccatttgctgcaTCACCGCCTCCCTTTTTACCACCTCGGATGAAGGGAACCAATGAACCAGATATTTTGTTCTTTGGTATTAAGAACCCAGATTTGGTTGCAAACTTGGAGATTTTTGAGCCACTAGCAGGTACACTTGTTGCAGTGCTTTGACTATAGTTGGATGACTGCTCAAGTTTTGTGCTCATATTGCTCTCAGGAACACACTGCCAATTACACCGTGTAATTAAAGAATCACAAGGTGGATCTCAAAACATTCCCATATAGTTGTTGACAATATACTGAGGGCAAGAGATGCATATAAAGATCATACAGCAACCATAGCTTGCACCAACTTAAAATTGAGCACCATAGTAAAAGGTGCAGCAGCATTGAACATCACAAGTAAGGCTATTATCTTGCTTTACCTATGGTACATGCACATCCATCCTATATCCTCATACTCTATATCTAATTTAATCCATATAACTTCTAAACAAATATTACATAATCAAAAGTACCACCTTTTTTTGACAACAAAGTGCAGCTTAATTGGTAAGACACTTCACTTGTAAACTGATAGGTCACTAGTTCAAGTCATCAAGGGGATAATTGAAGAACCAATATTGATCCTCTTTTTaatatgataataataaaaataaaaagtaccaGCTTTTGCATTTGATCAATATATTAAAACCTTTTAGCAACAGAAAGAGGAGTCTCTGAAGGTGGAAATGACCATTGCCCAGTTTAGGATGTCTAATATTTTTCTTCCCTTTAGCAGGTGAGGGCGCAGGTTGTGCCTTTTTGGTCTGCTCTACATAAGTTAGACCATCCTCTGTGTAATTGTTCCCAAAAATGCCTCAGACGAGACAATGTGACATTATCCTTgaggaagagaaaaggaaaagcaagATGATTCAAtgcataaaagaaaaaagaatggcACTTCCAATTTTTCCAGGCAATGAGTAAAACCTCTACACACCTCCGCAAACTTCCCTTATGACAAAATCCGacaatattttcttttcctcgTATCTTTTCATTTCACATTTTAGGCTCACTTTACGTGGTGGAGTGTGCTTTTACAAAAATGCTGTTCAGAAACTCCAAACACGTTATCTTACTTACATTCATTGAAAAAAGCTGCTAGACTGAACTTTTCCTAAAACTacccaaaaaaattaaagaaaaacccaaAGCGAACCTAATTCCTGAAGTGCAACATGTTTCcctaattttattaaaatagaaaaatacaaTCCTGACATTCCCAAAGAACAAGCATCCAAAGGGAGCCTAATTTCTGAAGTTTAACGTGGTTCCCTTATTTCATTAGCAAAGAAAAATACAATCTTGACATTCTCAGTTATACTGGAagaattttgcaaattattttaattgctcTTCTAGTCACCTTGgcttttaatttgttttttttaataggGGGCAGGGCAATTTTTTTGCTCATTCCTTTCCCTTCCTATTAGCTTACTACAAGTCAAATAGTCCTATCTTTTCCAATTCGATATCTTCCACTCCTCCCTTTTCAAATTGAGTAACAGCCCACCAAAAACTGATTTTTTCGAGAAGAAAGAATTTCCACTTAATCACTCCAGCATTACATATAAGGATCCAGTTAATAGTAATTACAGATGCAATTCTTCTTTCAGAAAAAAAgcttcatttttcaaaaaaaaatattgaaagaaAACCCGAAGAGCTCAGAACAAACATGAATCAATAAATTGCTTATATTTCCAGAACAGCAGGAAGAAGATattttcacccaaaaaaaaaaggcaagcaGAGAAGTACCTCTAGAAATTGAGTTCGTTGTTCACAGAGGGTGATTCATCGGGTACGAAGACTAGGCGTTTGTGATATTGCCAATAAGAAATGAGGAGCAAAGAATTAAAAGGAAGGGACGGGCATGGAGGGCAGGGCGTTTTGTTAAAAATAATATATGTACAGTAATGTGGAGTGCGGGAGAGGAATAGTGGGTTTTGGCATTTGGGCCGGGAAGCGGATGAATTGTGGCGGGCGTACAGAGAAGAATTTAGGATGCAGACGCTTACGGGTAGGTATGAAAATAGGCCTAAGTCTTATTCaaagttatcaatttatcatCACTAGTAAGGCTTGGCTGTGCGGCTGTGCCCATTCTAAAGTTTTTAACGataacaaaattagaaatactGTTTATGAGTTGAGTGATACatgtaaatgtattataaaGGGCATTTAAATGCATTGCTTTGGTaaataaagggaaaaaattaaTTGTAAGAAAAAGCAAGTATTAActcataaataaaataaacataaaTAGGAAAAGTGTATATTATGTTTGGTGGCAATTCCAGTTGGTTTGTACAGGTTTAACTAGTACTAAATATTTTAAGATAATTTAAAATGTTATTAAATATTAATGTATTAATGAGTAAAAGTGAAAGAGAAGAATGTACAGTGCATTTTGGCAGCAATAATAATCTTTATCTTTGTAATAAGtcgaattcaaatttaaatatttttttctgcttttgaaAATACATCCCTTTTATTTATATGCAATAATACAAAGTTGAAATAATTTAATAGACTTTTCAAAatgtaaattttgaagagatataATTCAATTGGAGTACCATCTAGATGATCATTTCAAGTTATATTTGACAAATTAACTTAAGTTTTAATCGGATAACAAcgttattatcattatttttatttttatttatatttattcaaCAGTTTCAATGTTCATAGTCAGAGTTTCCAATCATAAGTTGCACAGTGTATATAATTCAATACTAAGCATCTAGTAATAGTTTACTTATGAAACTTGTGAATATCAACGAAACTTAAGCAGCATTATATCACATTAGGCATGCTAATTATAAGTGAAGTAACTAACCTAGAGTAAAgtgaaagaaaaagcaaaaatcttAAGTACTGAAAGTAATGCTGCAAAAGGAAACAcaaaacatgcaaaagaaaGTATATGTTACTTTAGCAAGATATAAATTCATAGATTTGCTGaagtaaaaagtaaaaaaaaattgtattaccAAATGTGAGGAaacaagaaggtgaaggaagcttacTCTCTGCCATGTAAGAATGAGAAGGAAATAAAGCACAATAAAAGTTGATAGTGTACTGTACTATTCAAGGTTAGTTTGTTAATAATAATTTCATCTAAAAAGGTAGTTTATGAAAGTTAAACTAAGCTATTATTTTGTCTTTCAATCTAATGGTTTATAAACAGATGAAATAAAATTGATAATTCATCAAAAGGTAAACTTTCTTATGAAAGATAACCtaactttaaagaaaaatataaatatctGATCTGGTTAAGTAATTGAGAATAAGTTAAGTAGTTGAAGAATGATTGCATTATTTGACTTATAACTTATTACAAGCAAAGCAGAGGAAAAATAGGAGAACCAAGTAATCTGTAAGTTGGCTTGTTAAATAATCTAATAAtgcaataagtttggaaaaacGTTTTTCTCCAAATTAGAGCTTataataaataagaaaaaaatgcaaatctaaCTATTACCATGAAAACAACAACAAAGAGCATTTAATGAAATATAATAGAGATACACATATTTTTGTCATTTAGATGTTAATGCATTCCTTTGattaagaaaggaaaaaattaactataataaaaaacatgggttaaaaacaaaaaaatccgcTGTGGTAAActtaatacacagaaaagtttCCCGTGATTTCCAAACATACAAAACAACATCTCATGTTTTAAACTAAATTATAAACTAACAGAATTCGATAAATTTAATGAAAATGACGGTTTTGATTGTTAAACTTACCAGATTCCGTTAAGCTTACCGTTAAATTTACTGGATTCTCTTAAGTTTTTCGTTAAATTTACCGAATTCTTTTAAATTTATCGGATTCTGTTagtttataatttagttcaaaatatgaggtatcgttttgtatgttttgaaatcacgggaaatttttctgtgtattaggtataCCACATgggacttttttgtttttaaccctaaaAAACGCATATCAAGctataaatgaattaaaataGAATTGATAACAAAAATATATGAACATAAAGTCAAATGCTACTTGGGGGGGAGGGATGGGTTGGGTGATATGAGAGAGGGAGTGTAAGCAAGAGGTATCGGGATCGAGTCCTCctgcttacactaaaaaaaaaatgctaccaaatattttaatatgacaaattaaaataaatttgaaaaagaaaattgcacaCTACATTAAGCAGCAgtaataatatttttctttataataaGATGGAATTAGTTTTAAATAATCTTTCCCATAACATTAACAAAATGTCAAACAATATAACAATTTGAAAAAATCCATGTGATTCTATGTTTTTTAACAAGTGCAACTTAATTTGTCAAATATAACTTTAAATGATAATTCataatgaaataaatataaatataaattcaaatgacaataatgATAATAACGTTGTAATCCAATTAAAACTTAAGTTAATTTATCAAATATAACTTGAAATGATCATGTAAATGATGCTTGAATTATATCTCTTCAAAATCTACAGTTTGAAAAGTCTATTAAAAGTATTTCAACCTTATAACTGTGAGCAGAGGACTTTACTctgttggatccttaatccaacattgaacttatatgtgaataattatgtgttgcaaactgtcaaataaaattgaatccaattaaagtgatcaaatatggtttggatttaatgtatctaatagggtGTGGGTTTTTAATGTGTAGAGACTTAAATGTATTttctatttctatgatgggctGAAATAAGAATCCAAAAGATAACAGGAatgttatctataaatagggttatgatCCTCAAGTCATACGTATTCTTATTGCTGTATTTTCTAGTACCACAAAATAACTCTTCCTTGATATCCCATCGTCATGAGAGATACGAGAGAAAAACTAAAGGGTTCTCTCAAGGATTGGCAAATACGTATTGACCTGGAAGACCATCCCAAAACCTCTAATAATTCAAGTACCAGTTTGTCAACATGAATCCAGGTACGCTTTCGCAATTTTtctattaatttatttcttaataatcgtcATATAGATTTTGGGTTTAATAAGTGATGGTTTTCATCAAAGGTTAAATGTAAACAATCACCCTAACAAGTGATATCATAGCTAAACATGGTTGATTATTAGGAAATAATTTGGATTCAgtaatttgtatatatatatatatatatatatgtatatatgtatatacatatttttatgtCGTGCAAATTCGATTTTTTGGTTATATGGCTATCGGCTCTTAAACATAATGGCTGATTGTTCACTAGTTGTCATCATTGTTCAACTTTTCGTTCACAATATATGGCTTTGTATTTCGGCTTCGTGTTTTATGCTTCTTATCGTATTTGCCATTAAAAAATTTAGTCATGTATTCGGTTTGCATATTTCGGCAATTCAATTGTTTGCTATGGTGTCGGTTATATTGATTCGTTGTATTGGTTTTATAAAATGCATATGGGTCACACTTGAGTTGGCAGACGTAGGGTTTCTTTTGGTTTCCCTATTCTTAATGATTAAAATTGATAAAGTACGATGCAGTTCGGTAGTTGTTtcatgtgcaaaaaaaaaaaattcaggctaagttttttttttttgttttggctcaATGTTTTCAATAGTTTGGTTGCGTCTTCATGTTGAATGTCATGCAACAACTAAATTAAAAGACAATCTTTTACGTCTAGTTAGTTCTCTTCTATttggactttgactactatTTCTTGGCTTATTTTCTTGTTTAAGAGAATTTGCATATATTTATGAATCCAGGAAATTATGGTTTCTTTAATTTGAATGAACCCTAATAAAGTTAAATAAGATATTTAAACCTTATAAAGTTCATATGTTTGACCCACTAAATATATGATTTTTTATAAGGTATTTatggatttcaagaaaatttgggCTTGAATGATAAATTTCGGTCAAATTATCGATATGGACTTTTGGTCCAATAAATCTTGATCCGATTTAATTGGTTTCACTAGATTTGACTGATTTGACCATGTTTGACCATATTTTGACCAGAGTTGatcaaagttgactttgatcaatatttttgtttaatttgtataattttaattttgaatattggtatgattatatatattttgaaataaattaattaaaataatataccACCAAAATGACCTCTATtgtgaaaattaatttattttaaaatataactagTTTGGTACTTGTGATTTTATGAATATTGATCGACCCAAAGGAAGGTCAATATTTAATAAGATTGCATGTACACTTGTAGTAATAAACACGTGATAATTATTCGGCTTTTCATGTGAATTATAAATTGgcccaaagaaaaatttatttttttgatatatTATTATTGTCAGTGTTTATTACTGCGCCAAGATATCATTTAAAAGTTAATATTTtgtctaaaaataaaatattaatggaacaagaacaaaaacaagaaaatcattTCAGCTGGCTCGTCCGGGAAAATCTTTCTCTAGTCTTATTGAGCAAGAACTAACGAGAGCAATCTGGACAATGTCTGCAATCAGAGCAATTGGTAGGACGCTTTTTGCTACAGTCAAGGCTGACACTTCATCCGCATCTTCTGCAGCTGCAGCTACTGCTTCCACTGCTAGGACTAAACATAACCCTCTTGAGGATTTCTTCGAGGCTGACAGAAGTCCAGATGATGACAAGCCTGCTGTATATGGTAGGGGTTGGAAAGCTTCTAAATTGCGCCTTAAATCATGGGATGATCTTCAGAAGTTATGGTTTGTTCTATTAAAGGAGAAAAACATGTTGATGACCCAACGCCAGATGCTTCATGCTCAGAACCTACGTTTTGCAAATCCAGAACGTATTTCCAAGGTAAGGAAATCAATGTGCCGAATAAAGCATGTACTGACTGAGAGAGCAATTGAAGAACCAGATCCAAGTAGGTCAGCGGAGATAAAAAGAATGATAAATGCTCTATAATATCCTCAGTTTAGTACTACAGGCTTACTTGCTTTTACAGTTGGACTTGGGGATATCTCTGATCCATGCTTTTATTTTAGTAGTCTAAAGGTAGGGCTTCCGGATTTTGTGTTCTAATATTGTCCTCGGATAAAACGGATAAACGGATTTTCTATCACATTGTTAATGTATCTCAATAGAGCTGCAAGGATTTTTTTTAggacccccaaaaaaaagtgagcttgttttaattattttatgtttttctgTTAAGTTTCAAATGATCTTATGAATATTACTAGCAACATCAATAATATTCGTATGCTGAATGACACAAATTTCAAGctctaaaaagaaaatttcttgataGTACTTGGAGTAATAGATCTTGACCTTGTATTAAGGGATGATTTTCCCCCATCTCTTACAGATCCTCTATCTCTAATGAAAAGAGGGATAAGGAAAGGTGGGAGAGATCAAACCGCTTATGTCTGATAATCATTAAAAAGGCCGTTCAAAAGTATTCAGAGGAACAATGTCAAAAACGACAGTAACCACTAAAGTGTTCCTTTAGGACATTGAAAAAAGGTTTATCAAGAACGAAAGGACTGAAATTAGTACGCTCTTAATACGCTTAGTTTCAATGAAATATAGTGGTAAAAATAATATCAGAGAGTACATCATGGAGATGTCTCATCTTTATTCAAAATTAAAGGCACTTAAATTGGTACTCTCTGAAGAGTTACTAgtgcatttgattttaatattGATGATCTTGATCTctgtcttttgatgtttacaaaataattggataatactaatatctttttaaTAAGAAAGCTTTTCAGCTCTGAAGTAatttgattcaaagaacaattgaaagaagataaagaaagaTAAAAACTGTCAGATGCTCACAAAGATAATATCGGACGTTTGATAGACAATGCAGATCATATCGGACATAGAACAtgttcaccggacgtccgatagaattgagatgatccttcaaactctctgcctgctATTGGATGCAAGCATCTGAAGTACCGGATATTCGATAGAATTGAGATGATCCTTtaaactctttgtctgctatcggacgcaagcaACAGTAGTACCGGATGTCCAATACtcccaacgactagttgactcttcaactacattctatccgttggaaacatgaatgaaacatttttttgatctaatataaatagagcattgtcagaaatttcaaacaacttttgcacactgagaatacaaaagatcaagagcagttttagtgagaaaatactctccaaGAATGATTTGTACTCTTTGTGGTGTAAGGTTCtttgtaagtttttcatttatgaataaatacttcaatagtgtaattCGTTATCCTGAAGAACAGTAAAACTTCCTAAATTAATCGAGTGAAGTTTGGaacaaggaggaagtgagctttcctttgtacacagattttggttgtattttatcaatttgaaaaaatttattttgtgaattgaTCTTTGAGCTCAAGAGGAGATTGGTAGTCAATTAGTTTACAATTCTTTTCTccttatttacttattattatcTTGTGATTTATAAATTgcatatctcttctacttctctcaagtgatattgttcatttattaattgattcattgtgtgatcatttagaaaagagggtaaatttcatattgagcaaaaagtacCCATAATCTGATTagctttttaatcaacctaattcaccccctcttaggttgtcttttcgggactaacaattggtatcagaacttgatCTCCTAAAAATTAATCTCACGTGGCTTAAGAGTAAAGATGACAATCAACaatatcatattttttgaaggacaatctgtcactagaccacctatgttcaatgagtcaaattatgtgagttggaagaaaagaatgattattttcttgcaatcgattgatattgaattgtgatttattgttaatgaaggtccatatgatgcctctataatagatgaaaatacttatagatttagaccaaaaataaaaaataaattgacTGGTGATGATAGAGCACacctcaccttaaatgcaaaagttatgaatgtattatataatACTTTAgtctcaaatgaatctattagggtCAAAATCTATAAGTCAACTaagaaaatttgggataaactgagagaaatttATGAAGGTAGTGAAAATGttagaaaataaaagaagtCTATCTTGGTTActaaatatgaatcatttaatatgaaatctcatgaaaatattgacaaaatgtattgtaaattcaaTGATTTTATTAAGAATTTAGAGATTCTAAAAAAGGAATACtccttaggagagaaaaatagaaaaatctggAATACTTTGTCTAAAAATTAGGAGAATAAGATAATTACTATTGAAGAGactaaagatttgaattcaaTGTCTATTGAATATAAATCTCTAACTTCTTATGAATTGAACCTTAAGACCAAggtacaagaagaagaagatgcaaaggTAAAAAGAAACATTACTTTAAAAGTATCTCAAGATAAAAATGACAAAGTTTCACTGGATGGAGAAGATATGGACATTGATaacaatgatcttgctctcatcacaaaaaatttcaaaaaaattatcaacaaaaggagatttagaaaaggaggacctagcaattcgtttttcaatcaattcaataatgcaagaaacaaaggaaagcaagagattaacaaaaaataagatgacaaatgctatgaatgtggccaATCTGGACACTATTTGAGTGAGTgcccaatgaagaagaagaaagaaggaaaatgtgaaagaaaatcaaatttcaataactttcaaatcatatggaatgagtgcaattccgatggtgacATTGAAGAGCAAGAAGAATCTGTTTAAATGGCTTTCATGACCATTAGTGATGATGAGGTAACTATTTCTAACCCTTAACTTACaaatgatgatgaaactgaaaatgatcttgaatccttcaTTAAGAAactgcatgatagtttgaaaaaattttatgttagaaacaaggaattaaaacaaaaaattagttttct is drawn from Coffea arabica cultivar ET-39 chromosome 1c, Coffea Arabica ET-39 HiFi, whole genome shotgun sequence and contains these coding sequences:
- the LOC140038337 gene encoding uncharacterized protein — encoded protein: MSAIRAIGRTLFATVKADTSSASSAAAATASTARTKHNPLEDFFEADRSPDDDKPAVYGRGWKASKLRLKSWDDLQKLWFVLLKEKNMLMTQRQMLHAQNLRFANPERISKVRKSMCRIKHVLTERAIEEPDPSRSAEIKRMINAL